In Euwallacea fornicatus isolate EFF26 chromosome 2, ASM4011564v1, whole genome shotgun sequence, one genomic interval encodes:
- the LOC136345731 gene encoding chaoptin: protein MLTDVLKMYRTIWLTWCLALLRVVTCDGTETNNCIFNSMCACSPDQINPNPSIDSIACYSVPFYKFPAMPVNQIDRIEVLDSMIPSLETDTLNSCELQALVFNNNKLQHISDKIFSSSLETLVSLDLSYNRLDGVPFHAIKDLKNLHWLNLHGNQISSINGEWSYMKSTLNTLFIGQNDLTEIADTSSHNSHSGLRQLKSLTWLNADANKIHKIHKHSLPSSLKTVSFSYNLIENFPLDIISAMPRLEWLYLRGNHIKTIPEHTFAKKFYIQKIDLDQNFLKTLPVRPFNSSIFVRDVFLGMNDFQTITAGSFSGLDCRRIVLSYNQIEYMELEAFLRIEKTLEYLDLDHNKLKIFPTAITLLEALRFLYLSFNHLLELPIDSLINFQDSLKALTMTGNRLSKIPAEALKNCTKMSYFNIASNVISAINTEDFESWGSSVQILNINNNRIISLNSKVFEEMPKLRELSLSYNPLRHVDVEAFGGLNNLETLELSASFERDDLPYEAFKELQVLKYLYLDHNNFHEIKPSSFDNLREIEYLSLDSNKIQFIPPSLFKPLIHSKLTTIVLSNNELSYLETGTFRNLESLEIVWLNENKLQEIKAEAFDGLPHLSTVFLKNNEIFNIFQGAFKNLPALKHLDLQFNHLSHLDLGQLQNLSSPLALNCSYNQIFSCTATKLVALETLDIRHNKLLNIPACLQYAPLLKKLILDSNGLIDLDFNSFSRLLALEQLSLHRNNINTVDRRAFAGLQNLQVLDMSKNSISFLHNNQFNETPKLRVLNLRENSLSYLPRDVFAKTQLEFLDISVNSFSVVPRESLQDIGMTLRHLSLQSNVLEHVDVTSFRDIPYINHLDLSKNKLTILPDNVFTQLSLLQFLDLSSNPLRANFKELFHYAQNLKYLSLANTGLITTPNFPLPDLIHLNLSYNNLQIINKNSFQSLVKLKYLDLSHCGLNYIPSHLWPFLTNLKELDISNNLIKEITMDSLHGLKSLQTLNIQNMKRITRFEGKAFLQLRILSELLMQTWPIVEKFYEEFCYLLTHLTQLRRLKLSVVEHELLDQLSCLSNKKIVYLEITGRNLQMVHREAFARITRNPSLTIKISGTQITDLPPGLFAHMHEGIQHLSIDLSHNMLTMLLPETFYGNDSTWDDIGTGLVSGGLLLSGNRFRCGCHLAWLGHWLRRWSRENFNPRTSTLDYINNVQETLKEGTCWDSATERHVPIMKLPPVDMSCQASALSSSANSTGVNLFVAVVLFLVGFGS from the exons CAATGCCTGTAAACCAAATTGACCGAATCGAAGTCTTGGACTCCATGATCCCCAGCCTGGAAACAGACACCTTGAACAGTTGCGAGCTGCAAGCACTGGTGTTCAACAATAACAAGCTGCAGCACATATCAGATAAAATATTCAG CTCGTCCTTGGAGACTTTGGTGTCCCTGGATTTAAGCTACAATCGTCTGGACGGGGTCCCCTTTCATGCAATTAAGGACTTGAAGAATTTGCATTGGCTGAATCTACATGG CAACCAAATATCCTCGATAAATGGAGAATGGTCCTACATGAAATCCACTCTAAATACTCTCTTCATTGGGCAAAATGATCTAACAGAAATTGCAGACACCTCTTCTCATAACTCTCACAGCGGGTTGAGGCAGCTCAAATCTCTGACATGGCTTAATGCAGATGCCAATAAAATCCACAAAATCCACAAACACTCTCTGCCTTCATCTCTCAAAACAGTCAGCTTTTCCTATAATCTGATAGAGAATTTTCCTCTGGATATCATCTCGGCGATGCCTCGTCTAGAGTGGCTGTACTTGAGGGGGAACCACATCAAAACCATTCCTGAGCACACATTcgcaaagaaattttatattcagaAAATCGACCTGGAccaaaatttcctaaaaactCTTCCAGTGAGGCCCTTTAACAGCTCTATATTCGTTAGAGATGTTTTCCTGGGAATGAACGATTTCCAAACTATCACGGCTGGGAGCTTTTCTGGATTAGATTGTCGAAGGATTGTGCTCAGTTATAACCAAATTGAATATATGGAGTTAGAGGCTTTTCTAAGAATAGAAAAAACTTTGGAATACTTGGATTTGGACCACAACAAACTTAAGATCTTCCCCACGGCAATAACCCTCTTGGAAGCCTTAAGATTCCTCTATTTGTCGTTCAATCACCTTCTAGAGCTGCCAATAGACTCTCTGATTAACTTTCAGGACAGTCTTAAGGCCCTCACAATGACCGGAAATCGCCTGTCCAAAATCCCAGCTGAGGCCCTCAAAAACTGCACTAAGATGTCCTATTTTAACATAGCCTCAAACGTTATCAGTGCGATTAATACAGAGGATTTTGAAAGTTGGGGTTCTAGTGTACAAATCCTCAACATCAACAACAACCGCATAATCAGCTTGAATTCTAAAGTTTTCGAGGAAATGCCCAAATTAAGAGAATTGAGCTTGAGTTACAATCCTCTAAGACATGTGGATGTGGAGGCTTTTGGTGGCTTGAACAACTTGGAAACTCTAGAGCTTTCAGCTAGCTTTGAAAGAGATGACTTGCCCTATGAAGCTTTTAAAGAGTTACAAGTGCTCAAATACCTTTACCTGGACCAcaataatttccatgaaattaAGCCCAGTTCTTTCGACAACCTTAGAGAAATCGAGTACCTTAGCCTGGATTCCAATAAAATCCAGTTCATTCCTCCATCATTATTTAAACCATTAATCCATTCAAAACTCACAACTATTGTGTTATCCAACAACGAGCTTAGTTACCTGGAAACTGGAACtttcagaaatttggaaaGCTTGGAGATCGTCTggctaaatgaaaataagttgCAAGAGATTAAAGCTGAGGCATTTGATGGTTTGCCCCACTTAAGTacagttttcttgaaaaataacgagatattcaacatttttcaagGGGCTTTCAAAAACTTGCCCGCATTGAAACATCTGGATTTGCAGTTCAATCATTTGAGCCATCTAGATTTGGGACAGTTGCAAAACCTCAGCTCTCCCTTAGCTTTAAATTGCAGCTACAATCAAATATTTTCGTGCACTGCTACTAAGCTAGTTGCCCTGGAAACCCTGGATATTCGCCATAACAAGCTTCTGAATATTCCTGCATGTCTCCAGTACGCTCctctactaaaaaaattaattttagacaGTAATGGGCTTATTGATCTGGATTTTAACAGCTTCAGTAGGTTACTAGCTTTGGAGCAGCTGAGTCTACATAGGAACAATATCAATACTGTCGATCGCAGGGCTTTCGCAGGACTTCAGAATCTACAAGTTCTAGATATGTCCAAGAATTCCATTAGTTTCCTGCATAATAATCAGTTCAATGAAACTCCAAAACTGCGTGTCTTAAACCTCAGAGAAAACTCCTTAAGTTACCTACCCAGGGATGTATTTGCGAAAACTCAGCTGGAATTTCTGGATATAAGTGTTAACTCATTTTCCGTGGTTCCTCGCGAGAGCTTGCAGGATATTGGAATGACTCTAAGGCACCTGTCTTTGCAGTCTAATGTGTTGGAACATGTAGATGTGACCAGCTTCAGGGATATACCTTATATTAACCATTTGGATCtgagcaaaaataaattaaccatACTACCAGACAATGTATTCACTCAGCTGAGTTTGCTGCAATTTTTGGATTTAAGTTCAAACCCTCTGAGAGCCAACTTCAAGGAATTGTTCCATTATGcccaaaatttaaagtatCTGAGCCTGGCTAACACTGGATTAATCACCACGCCCAATTTTCCATTGCCAGATTTAATACACTTGAATCTATCCTACAATAATCTTCAGATCATAAACAAGAACTCTTTCCAGAGCTTGGTAAAGCTCAAATATCTGGATTTAAGCCATTGCGGTTTGAATTACATTCCCTCCCACTTATGGCCATTTCTCACCAATTTAAAAGAGCTGGATATTTCCAACAACCTCATCAAAGAAATTACAATGGATAGTCTTCATGGACTAAAGTCTCTGCAAACTTTGAATATTCAGAACATGAAGAGAATTACCCGTTTTGAGGGTAAGGCCTTCCTACAGCTGAGAATCCTTTCTGAGCTTTTAATGCAAACTTGGCCTATAGTAGAAAAATTCTACGAAGAATTTTGCTATTTGCTGACTCATTTGACGCAGCTCAGGAGGTTAAAACTCAGCGTTGTAGAACATGAGCTTCTGGACCAGCTGAGTTGCCTGAGCAACAAGAAAATCGTCTATTTGGAAATAACTGGAAGGAACTTGCAGATGGTGCATAGGGAGGCTTTTGCCAGGATTACCAGAAACCCTAGTTTGACGATTAAGATTAGTGGGACTCAAATTACAGATTTGCCTCCAGGATTATTTGCGCATATGCATGAGGGGATTCAACATTTATCCATTGATTTGAGCCATAATATGCTGACCATGTTACTTCCGGAGACTTTCTACGGGAATGATTCCACTTGGGACGATATTGGAACTGGGTTAGTTTCAG GTGGCTTGTTGCTCTCTGGAAATCGGTTCCGATGCGGGTGTCATTTGGCATGGTTGGGGCACTGGTTACGGCGTTGGTCCAGGGAGAATTTCAATCCTCGAACTTCTACTTTGGACTACATCAACAACGTCCAGGAGACCCTTAAGGAGGGCACTTGCTGGGACTCGGCTACGGAACGACACGTGCCAATTATGAAGCTGCCTCCTGTAGATATGAGTTGCCAAGCAAGTGCGCTGAGTAGTAGTGCTAACTCTACCGGGGTGAACCTCTTTGTAGCTGTGGTGCTGTTTTTGGTAGGTTTCGGTTCGTGA